GTCGGTTTTGAAGGAACGGCATCATACGCCATCGGCCTGCGGGCGGCGGGCTGCTGGGGTATGATGTTTGGTCCAAAGCCCACAGAACCTCCGGAAAACCCGGGCGTTCGTTCACCGACACCCTCGACCCCACGGAAAAGAGCGATGCAACTCCAACAAGCCGTCGAAATCATCAAGCAGAAGTTTATTGCCGAGACCCAGGACAAGCTCGAAGGCCCGGAGTTTGACGCCTATTCGGATGCGTTCGAGAAGTTCCCCGTAATGATGGAGGTCGCGACCTACTGCTGGGCCGACCAGATCGTTCAGCAGAACTACGAGGCCCGCAAGCAGCAGGCGATCAAGGCTGCGCAGGAACAGGGCGACGGCGTGACGCCGCAGGGCACCGCCTGATCTTTTAGGATCAAGGCAACTCATCAACTAGAAGCGCCCCGCGTTTGCACGCGGGGCGTTGTCGTTCCGGCATTGGGCGGCCGTGCCTGCGCCGGTATCATGGCGGCACACCGAGGACCCCCATCATGAAACACTCTGCCGCGTTGCTCGTTTGTTTGTTGCTTCTCGTCGCCGGGCCCGTGAGTGGGCAGTGGCAGGGCGATGGCCGACCGCTCACGATGGCCGAACCGGCGGAGTGGACCTCGATGAGCGATGCGCTGCTCGCGGATACCAACCGCCAGGTCCGGCACGTCACGGGCGGCAACTTCATCGCCGGGTGGGCCGCGTACGATTCCGAGGTGTTGTTGTTCCCGTACCTGCTCGTTCAGCACGTCCCGTACACGACGCTCGACGAGACGGACCGCCCGACGCACCGGCTCGATGAGCGCGGGATGATGCAGCTCATCGGCCGACTCGTCAGGTCGCTCAACACGCCCGAGGCGTTGCCTGATGACATCAACCTGCTCACCTTCAGCGAGACCTACGGCAGCGATCAGGTCCGGTTGGTCCACCTCGAATCGGGCGGCGCGTTTGTATTGACGGGCACGATCCCGCTGGGTGATGGTAGCGGCGAGATCGACTACCACACCTCGGGTGTGCTGGGCCGAGAGGGCGCGGCGTTTGCGACGGTGTTCTCGATTGAGGGGCTCGACCTGCTGCGGCCGGCGATCGACGGCGCGGCGGAAACGCTCGCATTTACCGAGGGCGCGGATTGGGACGCGCTGCCTGAGCGCGACCCGGGCGTTGTGGGCTTCCTGCCCCCGGCGGACGAGCCGCTTCCGCAGGATGCGGTATTGGTGGGGGATGGACGTTTCGGCTTCGTACCGGCGCAGGGATTCTTCCCGATGTCGGCGGACCGTTTTGATCCGCGTGCCGAGCTGATGCTCAACGCGCTGCCCGAGGCGCTGCGTGAGGTGTCGTTCGGGCAGGTGCTGACGCGGACGCCGGCGAGCCGGCGGGTGTCGCATCCGTGGGCGGCGAGCGCGTTTTTGCCGTGGTCGGCAGCGGGGATCGAGGGGCCCCTGGTGTTCCAACTCACCAAGGCGCAGTGGGCGTCGGTGCTCGGCAAGCTGACCGGGCTGGACGACGCGACTTTGCGCGGATGGCTTGGGGAGGCGGACCAGGACCCGGCTCGGGCCGAGATCGCGGGGGAGGTGCAGGGCGATGCGTCGCCGTGGGTGCTGGTCTCTGCGTTGACTGCGCGTGGGCGGCTGGAGATGAAGCAGTCGGCGATGTTGGATGGCGAGCAAATGACGCGTCGGCTGACGCTGGTCATGGGGGTCGACGGGCTCGCGGTGTTTGTGTCGCAGGCCTACGCGGATGCGGACGGCGACGAAGTCTCGGCGCTGCAACGCATGTCCGGCTCGATGCGCTTTGCCGGCGGCGGGCGTCTGGTCGATGTCCCCCCGGCCGGGCTCGCTCAAGACGGCAACACGCCAGGAGAACAAGGCGGCGGCGAGGGTAACGGGCCGGGCGAAGAGGGCGGGTCCAGCGACGCTGCTCCGACCCCTGATCCGAATGCAGCGCCTACGGCACCGACCGAATCTGCAACGGACAGCAATTCGGCCGCGCTGCCGTACGTGCTCGGCGGGCTGGGGCTGGTCTTTGTCGGGGTCGTCGTCATCGTGGTCATCACGACCCACCAGAAGGCGGCCCGCCAACGCGAAAAAGCACGCGCTCGCCGCGAACGCCGTGAGGCGCAGTAGATTCGGGATGCGGGTGCCACACCACTGCCCTGTCCGCAGGGCTGCTGTGTGCTGCATAAGAGCGATCGTCGATTAGCCACACGGCCGTTGGGCGGTGGCAAAACGAAGCGATGCGTCACGCAACGGCTTGCGTACGTTTTACTTGCTTAGCAACTCAAGCCGACGCAGCGCTTCGCGTTTGCCGATGCCGCGGATGGCGGCGAGGTTTTCGCGCTGCTTGGCGCGGGGGGTGTTCTCGCCCTTTTCCCACTTGTAGATGCTCAGCGGCGAGCAGCCCACGAGCAACGCGTAGTCCGCAGCCGAGAGGTCGAGCTTCTCGCGGTGCGAGGCGAGCCACTTGGGCGAGAAGCGGGCGGTGGTGCCGTCGTCCGCGGCCTTGCCCGATCGGCTGTCCGCGACGACCCGTACGGATGCGGGCTGTTCAAGCCGACGCTTTTCGCGCTTCTCAAGAAAGTCGATGCGCTTCTGCATCGCGGACTGCTGTCGCTTGAGTTCCGCGATCTCTTTGCGCTGCGAAGTGACCTGTTTGATGGTCTTGCCGACCTGGTCGCGGATCTCCTTGCGTGCGAGTCGGCGGATTTCATCGTTGAGTACTGCGGCGAGCTTAGCCATACCGGGCCCTTTCGATAGATAGATTGAAAAACGGATAACCGTCCCGGCAAGCGAAGCAGGATAGCACAAATACGCGAGATTGTCGCACGATTGACGGTCAAGCGGTTGCTATCGTGGGTCTGGATAACCTGTGGGTCAACGAATTCGCCGGGTTCATGCCGGTTGCGGTATCGGGCATGCCGATAGGATAGACACACGATGGACAGCAAGCCGACCCAGCAGCCCGCCCCCGCAAGCGATCCTCCCAAGGAGGTCCCGCTGGCTGCTGCGCCGCCGAAGGACTGGCGCGAGCGGACCCACGAGATCATCTTCGAGGCCGACACGTGGTGGGGCAAGGCCTTCGATATCGTGCTGATCCTCGCGATCCTGGCGAGTGTCGTTGTGATCATGCTCGAGACGGTGGAGCCGATCCGCCTCCGCCACGGCACGCTGCTGATCGTGTTCGAGTGGGGCTTTACGATCCTGTTCACGATCGAATACGTGCTCCGGCTGATCAGCGTGAAGCGGCCGCTGCGCTACGCGTTCAGCTTCTTCGGCATCATCGACCTTTTGTCGATCCTGCCGACCTACGTCGGTTTGTTTATCCCCGGTGCACACGAGCTGATGGTCATCCGCATGTTCCGCCTGCTGCGGGTCTTCCGGGTGTTCAAGCTCGTGCGATTCCTGGGTGAGGCCGATGCACTCAAGGAAGCGGTCTACGCGGCGCGGCATAAGATCGCGGTGTTCCTGACAACCGTGCTCATCATCGTGACGATCATGGGCGCGCTGATGCACGTCATCGAGAGCCGGTACGGCAACCCACAGTTCACCTCGCTCCCCCAGTCGATGTACTGGGCGGTGGTCACGATGACGACCGTGGGCTACGGCGACATCACGCCGATCACGACGCTGGGCAAGTTCCTCTCGGCGGCGATGATGATCATCGGCTACAGCTTGATCATCATCCCGACGGGCATCATTTCGGCGGAGATGGCGACGACGAAACGCGCCTCCATGATCAGCACCCAGCACTGCCCGCAGTGCTCGCGCCACGGCCACGACCGCGACGCGACGCACTGCAAGTTCTGTGGCGGGGTGTTGTAGGGACCAGCGCACGAAGCCTAAGCGAGTGGCGACGCCCCCAGCGGGCAACCACTCGCTTACGCGTCGTGCTCCGAGGAGTTGTGCCGTTCACATCGCGGAGCCCAGGCCCTCGCATCGGCGCCAGGTGCTGACCTGGCCCAGGTGGAACATGGTGTGGTCGTTGAGCAGGAAGTTGGCGATCCCGCCGACGGTGGGGGACAGGGAGCGGAAGCCCTCTTCGGGCGTCTGGGCATCGAGTTCTTCGTCGGTGCAGGACTCGACGGCCTTGATCGCGGCCTGGGTGCCCCGCTTGAAGTGGGTCACGACTTCGGCGAGCGAGGGGTAGACCTCGCCTTGTGGGTCGTCCACACACTCGACGCCGTGCTTGAAGAGGCCTTCGTAGGTGTCGGGGACTTTCGCGTCGGACGCGTCCTTGCCGAGCATGGTGATGAGCATCGCGTTGTAGAGCGAGAGGTGGCCGTAGACGAAGACGGGGTGGTTGGCGTTGATAGGTCCGCCGCTGCCGTTGGCGAAGCGGGCGGCGCGTTGGGCGTCGATGCCGTTGAGCAGGGCGTCGCCGAGGCCCGAGACGCGGGCGGCGCAGTCGCTGATCACAGATGCTTGGCTCATGGGAAAAACTCCGAGGTGGGTTAGGGGTGGTCGAGGGTCATCAAAGAGCCCTGCGCGATGGCGAAGAGCTTGCGGGAGCCGTCGTCGGCGACGGCGTGGAGGTCGCACCGGCAGGCCGAGAGCCGTTTGCCGGGGCGGACGATGGTGGCCCGTGATTCGTACGCGATACCGACGCCGGGGCGGAGGTAGCTGAGATGGAGGTCGGTGGTGACGACGCTCTGCTGCGCGCCGACGAGCGAGAGCCCGGCCAAGCCGCAGGCCTCGTCGGCGAGCAGGGCGGTGATCCCGCCATGGAGGTAGCCGTGGTGCTGGCGCAGGTCGTCGCGGTGTTTGACACGGAGGGTGATGTCGCCGGGTCTGGCTTCCACGAGTTCGAGCTGCATCGCGTGCATCAGCGGCTGGCGCTCGATGATGTCCTCCACCCGCTGCACGTAGTCCGGGTTGGCGGGTTGGAGGTCGGTGTGCATGGTCCAGAATTGTAGACGGGCTCGCGACGCGGCACAGCCCGCGCGGTTTCACTCTCTTGACATCGCCCGAATATCCCCGCCGTCACAACCGTGTTTCACCAACGTTTATTCCTGTGTTTCAAGGCCAAGATCGTGGCCAATCGTGTGGTGTGGTGAAGACTGTGGGCGTTGGCGGGACTCGATCCCCCGCCCGTACCCACCCCCGATCAGGAGGAACTATGCTCAACAACACCCACCTCAAGCACGGCTTGGCCCACTGCCCGAAATGCGAAACCGCGCTGGTCGCACCGTTCGACGCGGCCGGGAAAACCGCGAAGTGCCAGAGCTGCCAGAACCGCTTCGCGTTGCCCTCGGCGACGGAGCTCTTTGAGGAGGCGGTCGTCTACCTCATCGAACGCGAAGAGGACGGCCGGGAGTACGACCCGTACAGCGTGGACTACCAGCCGGTGTCGGTCGGCGGGCGTTGATTCTGCGTTCTAGCAGTCGTAAACAACACAAAACGCCGTCGCGAGAGACGGCGTTGTTTTGTATCGGTTGTAGGGATCGCGTTGATACACATCCCAGTTAGAAAGCGCGCGTTCCCTCCGTGGGTGCCACACAACTGCCCCGTCCGCGGGGCTGCTGTGTGCGAGCGTACTCAGTCGGTTGTCGCCCCGGCACACAGCAGGCCTGCGGACAGGCCAGTTGTGTGGCACCCGGAACCGAGCGCATAGTTATTGGGATGCGTACGACGGCTAAACGTGCGGCTTTGTGAATCGTTAGCGTCGGCGTCGGCGTGTCAATGCGAGTGCGCCCAGCGCGAGCAGGGCAGCGCTGCCGGGCTCGGGGATGGCGGTGTGGTCGCCGGCGAGGGAGTAGATATTGGTGGCGTTGTCGAAGTTGAAGAAGCGGAGTTGTTCGCCGTCGCGGTTGTAGACGTGGACGGTCTCGACGCCGTCGCCGATCGAGCCGAGCTGGTCGGAGCCGAGGTAGAGCTCGTCACCGACGACGGCGATGCCCAGGACGCCGAACTGGTTGTGGTCGAGTGTTTCTTCGATGACGCCGGTGATGGGGTTGACGAAGTAGAGCTGCTGGCTGAGCGCGGTGCTGACGATGAGCTGGTTGGGGCCGGTGATGGCGGCGAGGCCCGAGTTGCCAAAGAGGCGTGCGCCGGGGTTGACGCTATCGAAGTCGATCGTGCGGACGACTTCGCCGACCGTCGGGTCGAAGACCTCGATGTCCTGGACCGGGCGGTCCCACTGGGTGATGTAGATCATGCCGTTGAGGTAGGCGAGCGCGCCGCGGATGCTGGTATCGCCGTTGTCGGGGTCTTCGCTGCCGCCCGAGCCGTCGG
The sequence above is a segment of the Phycisphaeraceae bacterium D3-23 genome. Coding sequences within it:
- a CDS encoding helix-turn-helix transcriptional regulator, producing the protein MAKLAAVLNDEIRRLARKEIRDQVGKTIKQVTSQRKEIAELKRQQSAMQKRIDFLEKREKRRLEQPASVRVVADSRSGKAADDGTTARFSPKWLASHREKLDLSAADYALLVGCSPLSIYKWEKGENTPRAKQRENLAAIRGIGKREALRRLELLSK
- a CDS encoding ion transporter is translated as MDSKPTQQPAPASDPPKEVPLAAAPPKDWRERTHEIIFEADTWWGKAFDIVLILAILASVVVIMLETVEPIRLRHGTLLIVFEWGFTILFTIEYVLRLISVKRPLRYAFSFFGIIDLLSILPTYVGLFIPGAHELMVIRMFRLLRVFRVFKLVRFLGEADALKEAVYAARHKIAVFLTTVLIIVTIMGALMHVIESRYGNPQFTSLPQSMYWAVVTMTTVGYGDITPITTLGKFLSAAMMIIGYSLIIIPTGIISAEMATTKRASMISTQHCPQCSRHGHDRDATHCKFCGGVL
- a CDS encoding DinB family protein, which encodes MSQASVISDCAARVSGLGDALLNGIDAQRAARFANGSGGPINANHPVFVYGHLSLYNAMLITMLGKDASDAKVPDTYEGLFKHGVECVDDPQGEVYPSLAEVVTHFKRGTQAAIKAVESCTDEELDAQTPEEGFRSLSPTVGGIANFLLNDHTMFHLGQVSTWRRCEGLGSAM
- a CDS encoding PaaI family thioesterase, whose protein sequence is MHTDLQPANPDYVQRVEDIIERQPLMHAMQLELVEARPGDITLRVKHRDDLRQHHGYLHGGITALLADEACGLAGLSLVGAQQSVVTTDLHLSYLRPGVGIAYESRATIVRPGKRLSACRCDLHAVADDGSRKLFAIAQGSLMTLDHP
- a CDS encoding PEP-CTERM sorting domain-containing protein (PEP-CTERM proteins occur, often in large numbers, in the proteomes of bacteria that also encode an exosortase, a predicted intramembrane cysteine proteinase. The presence of a PEP-CTERM domain at a protein's C-terminus predicts cleavage within the sorting domain, followed by covalent anchoring to some some component of the (usually Gram-negative) cell surface. Many PEP-CTERM proteins exhibit an unusual sequence composition that includes large numbers of potential glycosylation sites. Expression of one such protein has been shown restore the ability of a bacterium to form floc, a type of biofilm.) translates to MIELRHKAGLLGLSFVTASLLAGHASAQRLFGTANGVDGIFELDPVNGTIINNLANSPAGSALDGLAFDGTSLWYLGAAPDTLYRLDPTTGDTLDTFALPSDPDGSGGSEDPDNGDTSIRGALAYLNGMIYITQWDRPVQDIEVFDPTVGEVVRTIDFDSVNPGARLFGNSGLAAITGPNQLIVSTALSQQLYFVNPITGVIEETLDHNQFGVLGIAVVGDELYLGSDQLGSIGDGVETVHVYNRDGEQLRFFNFDNATNIYSLAGDHTAIPEPGSAALLALGALALTRRRRR